One Vigna unguiculata cultivar IT97K-499-35 unplaced genomic scaffold, ASM411807v1 contig_352, whole genome shotgun sequence genomic window, GAAGATAGAAGCATACCAAGCGGCTAGGGAGCCCTACCAACCTCGGTCAAGGGCGGATGTCCCCCCAAACTCAAGGGTCACTGCCCCTCCCCACTCAAGAGTTGACATCCATCCAACTGAAGACGAAAGCGAATACAGGCCCGCCGGGCCAACGACAGGGGGTAACTACAGCTCCTTCGCGTCGAAGAGGAATCGCCGCCACCCCTTCATAGATGGGATCACAGAAACTCCCCTACCCCATAAGTGGAAAGCGCCCACCGTGACGTATGATGGCACAACGGACCCAGACGAGTTTGTATCTATTTACACCAACCAAGTGGGGCTATATTCAACGGACGACGCCGTCCTATGTAAATCGTTTTCAGTAGCCCTCAGAGGATCGGCTTTAGAATGGTTCATGAGCCTTCCTCCTTATACCATTGACTCCTTCACCACGCTTACCACCACCTTCACCACCCAGTTCGACACGAGTCGTCGCCACGACCTCACCACAATTGCCCTCCTCAATCTCAGGCAAGAGGAGGGGGAACCTCTCCGAGTTTTTATCGACAGATTCGGCGCCATAGCCATGAAAATCAAGGACCTCACCCCCAATCTCATATTGATGTACATGATGACCTCCCTCTGGCCGGGACCCTTCGCCGATGAATTAGCAATGCGTCCCCCCATAAGCATGCAGGAGCTTAGGAAAAGAGCAGCCATGTTTATCAGAGTCGAGGACATGAGGCGATACCAAAGTAACGCTCAAACTCCCTCAGCACACACCAACATCAGGAAACCTAATAAAGAGCCCCCCCCGCGTGAACAGAACCGCCCGATGGAGCGAAAACCCGCTAAGTTCTCCAACTACGCTCCCTTGAACGCGCCCAGATCTCGCATACTAGATGAAGTGTTGCAGGCGGAACTCATCCCCCCGCCCAGGAAGTACCAAAACCCGCCTAATGCGGACCTGAGCAAATACTGCCATTACCATCGCAACAACGGCCATACGACTGATGAATGCGATACCCTGTGGGACAAGATAGAAGAACTCGTGCGGGCTGGACATCTCAAACATTACATAAGAGAAAACGGGGAAGGCCCACACAGACCTCGGTATGAGAGGAATGACAATAGGCGAGTCGAGCGACGAACAGACCGACGAACTGAGCGTAGAGAGCCAAGAAGAGAGCCCGCAAGAACCCAACACACAGAACAGCGAGCGCCAGCCCAACAACAACCCAGGCGAACCGACGATAGACCACCCTTACGCGGAACAATCAACACCATATATGGTGGATTTGCCGGAGGAGGGAGGTCATCCTCGTCCAGGAAAAGGCACCTAAGAGCAGTCCAATCAGTACACGCTGTGTTTGGCAGAACGATAAGAAGAATGCCACCCATCACCTTCTCAGACTCAGACTTTCAAGGCACCGACCCCAaccaagacgaccccatggtcataacCATAGAAGTAGAAAACTTCGCGGTCAAGAAAGTGCTCATCGACCAAGGAAGCTCCGTGGATATCTTATATTGGAAAACTTTCAACAAGCTGCAGATACCCTTAGCCGACCTCACTCCCCATAATGAACCAATATACGGGTTCTCAAGCGAAAGGGTCCCAACCAAAGGGTATATCGACCTCCACACAACCTTTGGAGAAGGTAGGCAAACGAAAACCATACCCATTCGCTACCTAGTTGTGGAGGCAcacacatcctacaacatacttcTGGGAAGACCATCCATCAACGCCTTGGGAGCCATCGTATCCACCCCGCATCTCGCCATGAAATTCCCATCCTCGTAGGGTGACATAATCACGGTACACGGTGACCAGCGCGCCGCCAGGGAATGCTATATACCAAGCCTAAAACTTCCCCACCCACCCTTGACAACCCACAATATCGAGCAATCCCAGGACAAAGCAGCCTTAGCAGGCGACGACCTCGATCCAAGAATAAACTCTGAAGCCAGGGTCGAGCCCGTTGGGGACATAAGACACTTCCCCCTCCCACAGCCAAATCGATTCCTCCAAATTGGCACCACCCTCCCCAAAGGAGAAGAGCACCACATCGAAAGCATCCTTACACAGAGCGCCGATCTTTTCGCGTGGTCCGCTGCAGATCTCCCTGGTGTACACCCCAGGATAGCCTCCCACAAGTTGTCCGTCTTCCCCAACGCCAAACCTGTTTCACAGAAGAAGAGGAAACTCGGAGAAAGCAGAAGACAAGCGGCAATCGAGGAAGCCAATAAACTCAAACAGGCTGGATTCGTCGGCGAAGCCCAATACACAACCTGGCTAGCAAACGTAGTGCTAGTAAAGAAACCCAGTGGCAAGTGGCGCATGTGCGTCGACTGCACAGACCTAAACAAAGCATGACCAAGAGATGCCTACCCACTTCCTAGAATCGACAGACTAGTCGATGGGGCTGCGGGGCACGCAGTACTTAGTTTCCTGGATGCCTATTCCGGCTACAATCAGATACCGATGGCCGATGAGGACAAGCTTAAAACCGCTTTCATCACCGAGGCGGCCAACCTTTTCTAtaaggtcatgccctttggcctcaagaACGCAGGCGCAACGTACCAGCGCCTCATGGATAGAGTTTTTCACCCACTCCTCGGCCGAACAGTGGAAGTTTACGTAGATGATATCATCGTAAAGTCCCCCAACCCCAAGCAGCACTCAGCAGATTTGGCAGAAGTCTTCAAGGCCTTGCGAGCATATAACATCAGACTCAACCCCGAGAAATGTACCTTCGGGGTCGATAGCGGCAAGTTCCTCGGTTTCATGCTCACGCAACGCGGGATCGAGGCCAACCCCGAAAAATGCCAAGCAATAATCGATATGAGAAGTCCCACAAACGTCAAGGAAGTACAACGCCTAGTGGGCAGGTTAACTGCTATCTCACGTTTTCTCCCCAAGTTGGCCGACAAAACCAAACCAATGATCAAGCTACTAAAGAAATCAGCCAAGTTCGTTTGGGACGAAACTTGCGAACAAAACTTCAACACCTTGAAACAGCTGCTAACCACCCCCCAATTCTCAACCTTCCCCTCGTCATGTAGCGGCATCTACGGGCGCACTCAGCTCCGTTCTCGTCCAAGAGAAAGACAACACCCAACAACCCATATATTTCACCAACCGAATCCTCCAGGACCCGGAAACGCGATACCAGATGATTGAAAAAGTAGCCCTCGCGTTGATAACTGCAGCACGACGATTACGCCCATACTTTCAGTCCCACACCGTCATCGTCAGAACGGACCACCCTGTGCAAAAAATCCTCCAAAAACCAGATTTGGCAGGACGGCTATCTTCGTGGGCCATCGAATTGTCCGAATTCAACATCCAATACGAGACACACGGTCCCATCAAAGCACAATGCTTAGCAGACTTCACCAACGACCTCCAGAGCCACTCATCCACCCAAGACACTTGGTGGACGAtgcatgtagatggctcctcaaaccccCAGGGTGCCGGTGCAGGAATAGTACTAGAAGGTCCCGGCGACATCCTTGTCGAGCAATCCCTCCgcttcaatttcaaaacttccAAAAATCAAGCAGAATACGAAGCCATAATAGCCGGCCTCAATCTAGCACGCGACGTTGGCGCCAAGAAGCTATTTTGCAAAACAGACTCCAAGCTCACAGTGGGGCACCTCAACGGCGACTATCAAGTCAAGGACGCCTTGCTCTCGCAATACTACCACGCGGTAACCGCCCTAATCGAGCACTTCGAGGCTTTCAAGATCGAACATGTCCCCAGAAGTAACAACAccagagccgacatcctctcAAAGCTTGCTAGCACTAAGAAAAAGGGGCGATACAAGTCGCTTTTGCAACACACCCTGAGCATACCCTCCATCGAGCAAACCAATCAGTGCCTCAACATCACCACAACCGGCACCTGGATGGAACCTTTTGTCACATACCTAGAAGACGGAACCACCCCAGCAAACGAAGACAAAGGATGGACCCGGAAAGCGGTGCGCTATATTTTAGTCGACGGTGAACTATTTAGACGAGGCTTCAGCAGACCCTTGCTCAAGTGCGTCACACGCGAGCAAGCCGAATATGTCATGCAAGAAATACACCAAGGAATTTGTGGCTATCACTCGGGTCCCAAGACCATGGCCGCCAGGATATTGCGAGCCGGCTACTACTGGCCGACAATGGAGGAAGATTGCACCATGTATGTTAGAAAATGCATTCAATGTCAAAAGCACAGCCCCGTGACGCACGTACCCCATGAGGAACTCCACCACATATCCTCACCGTGGCCATTCTccaaatggggaatggacatcgtCGGCCCTTTCGCACCAGGTAAAGGCCAAGTGAAGTTCCTACTTGTCGCCGTCGATTACTTCTCCAAATGGATCGAGGCAGAACCCCTTGCCACCATAACTGCCAATCAAGTGCAGCGTTTCGTCTGGAAGAACATCATATGTCGTTACGGTATCCCTCACACCATCATAACTGACAACGGCCGCCAGTTCATAGACAAAGGCCTCAGCGAATTCTACCGCAACCTGAAAATCACACACATCAGCAGTTCCGTCGAGCACCCCCAAACAAACGGCCAAGCAGAAGCTGCAAACAAAGTCATCCTCGGCCAACTCAAGAAGCGGCTTGACGGGGCAAAGGGAAAATGGCCAGACGAGCTCCTCGAAGTACTTTGGGCAT contains:
- the LOC114171729 gene encoding uncharacterized protein LOC114171729, producing MADEDKLKTAFITEAANLFYKVMPFGLKNAGATYQRLMDRVFHPLLGRTVEVYVDDIIVKSPNPKQHSADLAEVFKALRAYNIRLNPEKCTFGVDSGKFLGFMLTQRGIEANPEKCQAIIDMRSPTNVKEVQRLVGRLTAISRFLPKLADKTKPMIKLLKKSANSVLVQEKDNTQQPIYFTNRILQDPETRYQMIEKVALALITAARRLRPYFQSHTVIVRTDHPVQKILQKPDLAGRLSSWAIELSEFNIQYETHGPIKAQCLADFTNDLQSHSSTQDTWWTMHVDGSSNPQGAGAGIVLEGPGDILVEQSLRFNFKTSKNQAEYEAIIAGLNLARDVGAKKLFCKTDSKLTVGHLNGDYQVKDALLSQYYHAVTALIEHFEAFKIEHVPRSNNTRADILSKLASTKKKGRYKSLLQHTLSIPSIEQTNQCLNITTTGTWMEPFVTYLEDGTTPANEDKGWTRKAVRYILVDGELFRRGFSRPLLKCVTREQAEYVMQEIHQGICGYHSGPKTMAARILRAGYYWPTMEEDCTMYVRKCIQCQKHSPVTHVPHEELHHISSPWPFSKWGMDIVGPFAPGKGQVKFLLVAVDYFSKWIEAEPLATITANQVQRFVWKNIICRYGIPHTIITDNGRQFIDKGLSEFYRNLKITHISSSVEHPQTNGQAEAANKVILGQLKKRLDGAKGKWPDELLEVLWAYRCTPQSSTHEAPYTLVYGTDAVIPMEIGQPSLRQQHHNAQSNDDCMNTHLDLLYEAREKARIHDLATKLRAARRYNSKLKPRSLHKGDLVWRMTSKARKHEGKFSPNREGPFRILKDVGKGAYRLEKLSGEPLPSTWNISHLKFYFS